The following is a genomic window from Polaribacter atrinae.
GGGTTGGTATCATAGGTTCTAGAGGTTGGTGCTTGACCTGCATACCTTCTAAACACAGTATCATCACCTCCTAAAGGACTTGTATTTAAATTAGAGTGTGCATATAAAACATTAGAATTCACTTTAAGTTTATCTGATATATTGTATGAACCGCTAAACTTTGCAGAATATCTTTTAAAACCAGAGCCTAAAATTAAACCGTCATTATCTAAAAGACCTAAACCTAAATAATAAGTTCCGTCTTTATTACCACCATCAAATGATAAATAATGATCTTTAATTGTACTGTTTTGATATATATTATCACTTACGTCATTATCTAAAAATAAAATTTGTTTACTAGGATCTAAAGGATCTACTACTGTTTTCCACCCAGGTTGACCTAATAAATACCTATTAGAATCTGATAAAAACTGTGTTGTAAAAGCTGAATCTGTAGTATTATTACCTGTAGAAAAAGCCGTACTACCGTTATTTAAAAAACCCGAATCGAAATTATTTCTGCCGGTTACTTCTGTATAATTAGCAACTGCTTGTCTGTTATATGTTATAAAGTCGGCAGCTCCAATAAACTTTTGGTCATCCCTTCTTTCATTCATACTAAACTTATACTTATAATTTATAGAAGATCTCCCCTCTTTTCCGGTTTTAGTTGTTACCAAAATAACACCGTTTGCTGATCTTGCTCCATAAATAGCAGTTGCAGCAGCATCTTTTAACACCTCAATAGATTCAATATCATCCGAGTTTAAAGCATAAAATGATCCTGGAACTCCATCAATCAAGATCAACGGAGAGCCTCCACCACCAAAAGTAGTACCTCCTCGTAAAACAATTGAAGGCGTAGAACCAGGTTGCCCTGTATTGTTTGTAACTCTTAAACCTGCAATTGTACCTTGCAAAGCGGTTGCAGCATTAGATCTAGATGATGTTTCTAAAACCTGTGTATCTAACTTAGAAATTGAAGTTGTTAAAGTAGCTCTGGTTTGTTTACCATACCCAGTAATAACAATTTCTTCTAACAATGCAGTATCTTGACTAAGAGACACATTAATTACTGTTTCCGAAGCCACTTTTACTTCATTTGAAGCAAAACCTATATAGCTAAACACAAGGATATCTCCTGTTTTTGCACTAATAGAATATTTCCCATCAAAGTCTGAAGTAGTCCCAGTACTTGTTCCTTTTACAATAATTGAAGCCCCTGGTAATGGAAAATCATCTCCAGAAGTAATTACGGTTCCTGTAATTGTTTTTGCTTGACCATAACTTAATGTTGGCAATGCAAAAAGCAAAATGAATATCAAATAAATGATATTGGAATCTTTTTTTTTCATGTGATTAATTTATTTAGTTGATTTGTATTATGTATAACATAACACAATATTATAACAAAATATTAACTTTTACAAAATAATAATAGAAGTTTTTTTACAAAGTAAGGCTTAGTGGTCAAAAAGGCACATTAAAACCTTTGTATCGTTTATTCTCATTAGATTTTAAGCAAATGAAGGACTTTGAATAAAAAAACGTATAAATTGTAAAAGTGATTTTACAAAAAAGGGAGATTATCGCAATGGCAAACAGAAGTATATTATGTCATAATTTTGGCAAACAATTTTTATAGGGAATTCGTTTAGAAATTGATTTATATTAAGTTAAAGTATATCAAAGAAGGTTAGAAAAGCTATTATTCTAAGGGATACAACTTATTGGGAAGGAATTTTGGAGTGATATATAAAGACTCCTTTTGTCCATTAGCCCTAAACTAATTATTTTATGTTTTTATTACTACATTTAAAAATACAGAATCTTACCATGTAACTTATAAGTACAAGCGCTATAGTTTTATATATAAATTAAAATTTACAAGTTACTTCTAAATAAATATATTAAAACATTAATATTAGTACACATCATTCTGTTAATTTAAAGTATCTAAAAATAATTTTACACAAAAGAAGGAAGGGATTGTATTGCTACAACCCCTTTTTTTATTCTCAGAAATGAAGTAAACCAACGTGAGTTCGATGTAAGAAATTTTAATTAAACCTATAAAAAAAGCAGAATATTCAGTATATTAAAATACTGAATATTAATAAATATTCTGCTTATGATTTCTGATAATAAAATCATAGAAATTTTCTGTTCTTTAGATGATTTTATGAAAGAATTTAACTTAATTCTTGATAAAAACAGCATTTCTGATGGTTCAACAACTAAAAAACGTAATAGAAAGTTCAAAATGTCTGATAGTGAAGTGATGACCATACTTGTTATAATTTACCTAAAGTCTTACCGAAACCTTAAACCATATTTGTAAATACAGACAAGATATGTTTCCAGAGTGTGTTTCTTATAATAGATTTGTAGAACTTCAAAAAAAGGTTACACAACCTTTAGCCGTTTTTATAAAAATGTATTGTTCAGGCGATTGCACAGGTATCTCTTTTATTGATTCTACTCCTTTAAAAGTATGTCACTATAAAAGAGAAAAACAACATCAAGTATTTTAAGATGTTGCCAAAAAAAGCTATGGAACTATGGGGTGGTATTTTGGATTTAAACTACATCTTGTCTGCAATGACAAAGGAGAAATTATTGATTTTATGTTCACTCCAGCCAATGTAGACGACAGATTCCCTCTCAAACAAAAGAAGTTTCACGACAAATTATTTGGGAAATTTTTTGGAGACAAAGGATATATTGGGAAAGATTTATTTGAAAAACTTTTTGTAGACGGAATTCATTTAATAACTAAAGTTAGAAAAAACATGAAAAAGAAAGCAATGGACTATATGGATAAAGTTATCCTAAGAAAAAGAGCAATCATCGAAACAGTAAATGATGTACTAAAAAACACTTGCCAAATTGAACATTCTAGACATAGATCTTTTGATAATTTCATAACAAATATGATCTATGGATTAATTGCATATTCTTTTTTACCTAAAAAACCTTCTATAAAAATCCCGAATATGTTACCGAATATTGCGATTAATTAGCTCGAACTCACGTTAATTAATATAGACATAACCCAATTTAATAATTTCATTGCAGAATAACACATAGTTTCACTTAAAACTCTACAACTTTATCCAAAGCATCATCCGTATCTTCTTGTATAAAATTTGATTGATACAACACTGTTGTTGTAACCGATGAATGTCTATATAATTTCTGTAGCATTTGAATTGGAATTTTATTCCCTGAAATATTACCAAAACTATGACGCGCAATGTGCATGGTTAGTTTTTTATCAATTCCTGCTTTACTTGCTACAATTTCTAATCTCCTATTAAAGTTTCTATTGACTGTTTTTATCCGAGTTTTAAGCCTTTTCTTATCTTTTAAGTTCACTCCTTCTAACTCATTAAAAAGAAAAACTGATTTGTCATTTTTATCCAAACTATTCAATATTTTAAAAACCTTCTGTGGTATTTTTAATGATACCAACTTATTATTTTTACCCATTCTATAATTTAGCCTATTATCAATAAAATCTTTCCATTTCAACATAATAACATCACTAAATCTTATACCTGCAAAATAAAAACTTAGCAACCAAGCTTCAAAGCACGTTCTTGAGCCTCTGTAAGACCTTCTATATCCTTGAGTATCTTAATCTCCTTAATATTTAAACCGATTTTTTTTGTCTCAGGAAACTTGATTTGATATTTACCGGCTTCAAAAGGATAGAACCTTTCTTTAACTATAGATTTTAATAAAGCTAAATTACACACAGTACGAATCGTAATCATATAATTTGCTACAGTTCTCAATGCCAATCCTCTTTTAGTTATTAGAAAATTTTCAAACTTTTTTAAAATATCAACATCAAGCTCATTGAAAAAAAACTTGTCTTTATCTAAAAATAACTTAAAAACTTCTAGTCGTTTTTTTTCAATGTCAAATTGATGAAATTGTTCTCTATTTTTAATCTTCTCTAGATGTAGTTTTGAAACAGAAAAGAAATCGTTTGTCTCTGTTGAAACTATTTTGCTCTTAATATCATGAGAGGACAAATATTCATCTTTAAACTCCGCAGAAATCAGACTTTTGTTTGCTTTTGAAAGCCTATCTAAAATCAATTGATTGATTTCCAGAAAATCTAAATGCGTATTTTTAACACAATTATTTTTATTATCCCATTGACTTTTTTTTTATTACTTGCCCTATATAAATATACGAGACTTTTCTATCCTTAATAATTCGAATGGTTATAGGATGTAAATTATTAGAGTTTGGTCTTTTTATTAAAAATGCAGATACTGAAGACATAACATGAGATATTAAGTTAAATATATGAAAAAGGAATTTAAATACTTGCTAAAACATAGCTAAAACATTTGATGATATCAGATGGTATTATTCGATATAAAACAATATTAAAAACCTAATAAACAATTGATTATAAAGGTAGTTATATTAATTTAAAATACATATCCCCGAATTCACGACCCTGAGGTCACGGGTTCAAATCCCGTTCTCGCTACAAGCTTAATGCTAATTAAATCAAAGAATTGTGTCTCACAATTCGTTTTTTTATGTCTACATTTTTCTTACTTTTTCAAAGAGTACAAGATAAAGTACACGATTGCACTATGAAATTGAATTATTCAGAGCCAAAATATTCACTGGAGGAGTTGATATTGGAGCTTGGTCTAAACTCTCAAAAAAAGATAAAAAAGAAGCATTATCCAAAAATTGGTATGTCTATTATTCATTTAGAGATCCAATTACAGGAAAACTAAAAAGGCAGACCAATATAAAAGCAGGAGTCAATCTTTATAAAGATAAAAGAAGTAGAATACACATCTTAACTCAATTAAAGGAAAGTTTAGAATATGTTTTATCAAAAGGCTTCAATCCTTATGAAGACAATAGTTCTTTAGCTGAATTTATCGAAAAAATTCTTTCTCCTGAAAAAAGCGAAATCAAGAATACACCAACACATGAAGAAACTCCAGTGTATCTTAAAAAAAGGCTGTACAAAAAACACCAATCCTCTCCCCTATTAATACATCTTTTGACTTAGCATTAAATACCAAATCTAAAGTTCTAAATGGAATTTCTTATAAAAATTTTAAAAATAGAATTGAACAATTTAAAGAATGGCTCAATGAAGAAGGCCATGACCTTAAAGAAGACATTTCAATTATAAATAAGAAACTTGTAATACAATATTTAAACACTGTATTACAAGCAACAAGTCCTAGAAATAGAAATAATACACGAACTGACATCAGCTCATTGTTTCAAACACTTGAAGACAATGAAATCATTGAAAATAATTTTGTTAAGAAAATTAATGTTTTAAAATCTGTACCAGAAAGAAACAAAACCTATACTACAACTGAGCAGAAGGACATTTTTAAATATTTAGAAAAACAAGATGCTGTATTGTATCTTTTTGTTCAATTTATATCTTATAATTTTCTTAGACCTGTTGAAGTTTGTCGATTAAAAATTGGTGATATCGATTTAATAGATAAAAAGATTTATGTGAGAGCCAAAAACAAGCCTGTAAAAATTAAAATCATTCTTTGCATAAACATTACAACCTTAATAATTCAGTTTTTTATTGCTTTTATTTACAACGCAATGCACTCTTATTTCATTCCTTTCAACAAAAATACTTTTAGCTTTTCTGTGCTAAGCCTGGAATATCTTTTACCTATTCTTTTGAATTTCAATAAAACCCAAAACAGCGATATAATACAACATAACCTTACACGTATACTATTTTGAATGTAACAACTGCAATTAACGCATACTTCTAATAATAAACATATACGGATGCTAAACTGACACATATTAGAAATTATTAAACAATAAAATAGATTAGATGGTTAACAACAGATGCTCTGTATAAAAAAATTTACAAAGAAAGAACAAGAGCTAAGAACTACAAAAAAAGCTTCAAACAAAGTTCCTGCAAGTTTGCAACAAAAAAGCAACAGTAAAAAACGTCTAATATTTAATTGCTTTCATTTTTTTTCATTAAATTTAAATGCTTAAAATAAAGAATGAATATCTTACTTAAAAAAGTACTGTTTTCGATAAAACTTTAGTACTTTTTTTTTTGAATATTAATTCTAAACAATCATGATAATAAAAAGTAAAAACTTTTATTATCCCGAATATTTAAACCAATAATCAATATATTTGATTTAATATAACGAGTTAGCAAATATTAAAAAAAATACCCAACAAAAATTAAGTTATGAAAAAAAATGTAAAATTAACATTAAGTCTAGTTTTAACCTTCTTATTGCTATATAGTTGCAGTAATTCTTTAGAAGCTGATTCTAGCAAATTTGCCGAATTAATGTGTCAAGCAAATGAACTTGATAAAAAAATGGCTACTGGAGATATGAATGCGTACAACAAAAGAAATATGCTTATATTTGATATTGCCGAATTAGAACAGTCATTCGGAGATAAATACAAAGATGAAGACTCAAAAAAAGAATTTGACAACGCTGTTTCTTTAGCAATGTTAAAAACGAAATGTAATACAGACAGTAAAACTAAAAATAAGGATAAGACAGTAACGAAAGAAGAAATAAGTGAACCAAAAATTGACAAAGAGTTTATAACTTTAAATTCAATTCAAATTGGAGATAATATTACTCAACATCAAGATTACAAACTTGATAAAGAACAAGATAATTTTTTTGATATTTATATTAATAAAGAAAAAACAACAATAAATAAACTTGAAGGGAATTTAAAACTTTATGTATCAAACTCAATTGTTGAAAAAATTGAATTTAATAGTGGTAATAGTTTTATGGGTTCAACAAGCGTTGCAGGTTCTGTTTTTGACGCAATGTTAAAAAAACGAAAAAATTGGGTTCGAGATGCTATGCTTAACTACAACATTACTCAATGGGATGACTCAAGAAAAAAATCACAATATGTAAAACAAGACTTTTTACATCAATATGATTTAGAAAGAATTGAAATGTTAGGAACTCAATTGGGTTGGAATATGTCATATGTTATAACCTCTAAAGATGCAGAGAAAAAAGAGCTACAAGGAAAAAAAAGAAATCTTAATTTTGGTTCTACTAAAGATAAAAAAGTAGTAGAGAAAAAAATAAACGAAAATCAAAAAGAGATTGAATTTATTGAATATAAAGGTGAAATAAAAACCTATCCTATTACAATGAAAATCAAATTCTATGGTGAATATAATTGCAATACTGATAACTCTTTAATTGAAGGATACTATTATTATAATAAGAGTGGTGAATCAAATAAATTGATCTTAAAAGGGTATTATTGTGGCAAAAATATTACAATTGAAGAAAAAGATTCTAACAACAACACTACTGGAATTTTTAATGGTATACAAAATAATAATACAATTGAGGGGGTTTGGAAAAACCCAAAGACTGATAAAAAATTAAACTTTATTATTAGAAAAGAATAATAACATTTGCTAACACCGTATATAATTTATTGCTACCTTATCGCCTACTTACGAAAGTCCTCGCGGACTTTCTTGGTCGGTAATTATTTACTAAATTAGTTGCTTGAAACACGCAACAAACCATATACAACAACGTTGGCAACAATACCTCATCAGAACGTTGAAAATGTGTGATTTAAAGAAATTTTTTGAATTTTAAAACCGAATGATTGATAGATTTTAAATGTAGGATTTAAAGATGAAATGATTAAAAGATTTTACAGACTTTGACGGAAAATCTGAAAGCTCGAAAAATTTTTGTTTTTTAAATAAATGAGTTTTTAAGAAAAAAAGATTGAATTGACATTGTCGGAAAATCTGAATGGAAAAAAGATTTAAAGATGAAAAGATTTTACAGACTTTGACGGAAAATCTGAACGCTCGAAAAATTTTTAGTTTTTAAGCAAATGAGTTTTATGAAAAAAGATTGAATTAACATTGTCGGAAAATCTGAATGGAAAAAGATTTAAAGATGAAATGATTTTACAGACTTTATGGAAAATCTGAATGGAAAAAGATTTAAAGATGAAATGATTTTATAGACTTTGTGAAATATGAATTATAAAAAATATCTGAAATTTAAGAAAATTAGAGAAATTAAGAAAGATTGTACTGTAGCCAACAGCGTGTAAAGAAAATTGCTACTTTTAGCTTGCTTGCGAAAATAATTGCAAACGTGGAAGTTTGGTAAATATTTACTAAATTTACTGCTTGATAATCGCAACTTTCCTTACACAATCACGTTGTAAGTAATGCGGAAAAACGTGCTAAACATCAACATCTGAATTAAAAAACCAACCGCACAGTCAAGCACATTTCATTTTTCTCGTGCCTC
Proteins encoded in this region:
- a CDS encoding phage integrase SAM-like domain-containing protein — its product is MEINQLILDRLSKANKSLISAEFKDEYLSSHDIKSKIVSTETNDFFSVSKLHLEKIKNREQFHQFDIEKKRLEVFKLFLDKDKFFFNELDVDILKKFENFLITKRGLALRTVANYMITIRTVCNLALLKSIVKERFYPFEAGKYQIKFPETKKIGLNIKEIKILKDIEGLTEAQERALKLGC
- a CDS encoding tyrosine-type recombinase/integrase, whose amino-acid sequence is MLSFYFAGIRFSDVIMLKWKDFIDNRLNYRMGKNNKLVSLKIPQKVFKILNSLDKNDKSVFLFNELEGVNLKDKKRLKTRIKTVNRNFNRRLEIVASKAGIDKKLTMHIARHSFGNISGNKIPIQMLQKLYRHSSVTTTVLYQSNFIQEDTDDALDKVVEF
- a CDS encoding tyrosine-type recombinase/integrase; the protein is MFQTLEDNEIIENNFVKKINVLKSVPERNKTYTTTEQKDIFKYLEKQDAVLYLFVQFISYNFLRPVEVCRLKIGDIDLIDKKIYVRAKNKPVKIKIILCINITTLIIQFFIAFIYNAMHSYFIPFNKNTFSFSVLSLEYLLPILLNFNKTQNSDIIQHNLTRILF